From Linepithema humile isolate Giens D197 chromosome 8, Lhum_UNIL_v1.0, whole genome shotgun sequence, one genomic window encodes:
- the LOC105676731 gene encoding uncharacterized protein, with product MANISDNAAIADSAKKSIDNAKKELRGILGKIDDLRLPVKAWRLLRVRSRLKPTKPIKLRARHLWILLIATWMTVQVARNRVQTYRYNKCLVTVPPFTQKVFRPPEDCSICQDVQQVDKLSAVDSTIFEQRYAYSGKPVVISDAMANWTAPQMFSFAFFKALYHGEEASCQFFPYKTEFQNLQDVFDMSDSRATMEKGTKPWYVGWSNCDEKIGAILRQHYQRPYFLPATAESEKTDWIFMGSHGYGAPMHVDDVEHPSWQAQIKGEKLWILEPPRECHYTCKRLEVIVHPGEIIVLDTNRWYHQTKIVSEDMSITIGAEYD from the exons ATGGCGAATATAAGTGACAATGCAGCCATCGCGGATTCCGCGAAAAAATCCATCGACAACGCGAAGAAAGAATTGCGCGGGATATTGGGAAAGATAGACGACCTGAGGCTTCCGGTTAAAGCGTGGAGGCTGTTGCGCGTTCGTTCGCGATTAAAACCGACGAAACCGATAAAGCTACGCGCGAGGCACCTGTGGATCCTGCTGATCGCCACGTGGATGACGGTGCAAGTCGCTCGGAATCGCGTGCAAACATATCGATATAACAAG TGTTTGGTAACGGTGCCCCCATTTACGCAAAAAGTTTTCCGACCGCCAGAAGATTGTTCAATTTGCCAGGACGTTCAACAGGTTGACAAGCTCTCCGCTGTTGATTCGACGATCTTCGAGCAACG TTACGCGTACTCAGGGAAGCCGGTGGTGATAAGCGACGCAATGGCGAACTGGACGGCGCCTCAAATGTTCTCGTTCGCCTTTTTTAAAGCATTGTATCACGGGGAGGAGGCGAGCTGCCAATTCTTCCCGTATAAGACGGAATTTCAGAATTTACAGGACGTCTTCGACATGAGCGACAGTCGAGCCACGATGGAGAAGGGCACGAAGCCCTGGTACGTCGGATG GAGCAATTGCGATGAGAAAATCGGCGCGATATTAAGACAGCATTATCAGAGACCGTATTTTCTTCCCGCTACCGCTGAAAGCGAGAAGACGGACTGGATTTTTATGGGAAGCCATGGCTACGGTGCACCGATGCAT GTGGACGACGTGGAGCATCCCTCCTGGCAGGCGCAGATAAAGGGTGAAAAATTGTGGATTTTGGAGCCGCCGCGAGAGTGTCACTACACGTGTAAGAGGCTGGAAGTGATTGTGCATCCCGGCGAAATAA TCGTTTTGGACACGAATCGATGGTACCACCAGACGAAGATCGTTTCCGAAGACATGAGCATCACGATCGGTGCCGAATATGATTGA